Proteins encoded within one genomic window of Triticum aestivum cultivar Chinese Spring chromosome 2D, IWGSC CS RefSeq v2.1, whole genome shotgun sequence:
- the LOC123049119 gene encoding proline-rich protein 12, with protein sequence MGSPSPPPPPAGDQRPHHPLLAAAAAASLLAVLYLPRPLLQLLLTPAPLSSVLLLVYLLRLGSPPPAATLPPLPPPPQERAPEVAPPPPPPPPPPPAKPQSVFLEPEFASWAPKGRVLEVIHEEFEAEWGPEEMGLPWTSDSDSDSCSGSDDYDGGGGGGGEEYGMIEIELEEDNLIEIDISSCR encoded by the coding sequence ATGGGCTCcccctcccctccgccgccgcccgccggcgaccaACGGCCCCACCACCCCCTCCTCGCCGCAGCCGCGGCCGCCTCCCTGCTCGCCGTCCTCTACCTCCCTCGGCCGCTCCTGCAGCTGCTCCTCACCCCCGCCCCGCTCtcctccgtcctcctcctcgtctaCCTGCTCCGCCTCGGCTCCCCGCCACCTGCCGCGacccttcctcctcttcctcctccgccgcagGAGAGAGCCCCGGAGGTCgctccgcctccgccaccgcctcccccgccgccgccggcgaagcCCCAGAGCGTGTTCCTGGAGCCCGAGTTCGCGTCGTGGGCGCCCAAAGGCCGCGTCCTGGAGGTGATCCACGAGGAGTTCGAGGCGGAGTGGGGGCCGGAGGAGATGGGCCTGCCCTGGACGTCGGACTCCGACTCGGACAGCTGCAGCGGCAGCGACGactacgacggcggcggcggcggcggcggggaggagtacGGGATGATCGAGATCGAGCTGGAGGAGGACAACCTCATCGAGATCGACATCTCGAGCtgccggtga